Proteins from a single region of Heterodontus francisci isolate sHetFra1 chromosome 27, sHetFra1.hap1, whole genome shotgun sequence:
- the LOC137384905 gene encoding histone-lysine N-methyltransferase SUV39H2-like isoform X2: MPRSEHFEQGMRSWCVPCLASLEILQELCRGEKLTCPALGISKKDLEEYEVEYLCGYKKEKGKEYYLVKWKGWPESTNTWEPRRNLRCIGLIKQFQDDQSKFLEKVKAAKRLKLNNCKDYKSAVADYIVKKSKQRIALKRWEEELNRKKNHRGKILVENEVDFEPPPLDFHYINQYKPSLGINLNSDPLVGCECLNCLEEKCCPEEAGAQFAYSAQRQLRIAPGKPIFECNSCCSCSSQCPNRVVQKGTLYDLCIFRTSNGRGWGIKTLQKIKKNSFVMEYVGEVITSEEAERRGKFYDSKGITYLFDLDYVEDEYTVDAARFGNISHFVNHSCDPNLQVYNVFIDTLDTRLPRIALFSTRSIKAGEELTFDYQMKGSGDVSITETSEVNSPPKRQPRIECKCGSISCRGYMN, translated from the exons ATGCCAAGATCCGAACATTTCgagcaggggatgaggt CATGGTGTGTGCCTTGTTTAGCATCGCTTGAAATTCTCCAGGAACTCTGTCGGGGAGAAAAACTTACCTGTCCTGCCCTTGGAATCAGCAAAAAAGATCTGGAAGAATATGAAGTGGAGTATCTATGTGGATACAAGAAAGAAAAG GGCAAGGAGTACTATCTGGTAAAGTGGAAAGGATGGCCAGAATCCACAAACACCTGGGAGCCCAGGAGGAATCTCCGATGCATTGGACTTATAAAGCAGTTTCAAGATGATCAAAGCAAATTCTTGGAAAAAGTGAAAGCAGCAAAAAGACTAAAATTGAACAACTGTAAAGATTACAAATCTGCAGTTGCAGATTATATTGTAAAGAAATCAAAACAAAGAATAGCGCTCAAAAGATGGGAAGAAGAATTGAACAGGAAGAAGAACCATCGAGGTAAAATTCTGGTGGAAAATGAAGTGGACTTTGAACCTCCCCCTTTGGACTTCCATTATATTAATCAATACAAACCTTCTCTTGGAATAAATTTGAACAGTGACCCCTTGGTTGGCTGCGAGTGTTTGAATTGTTTGGAGGAGAAATGTTGTCCGGAAGAAGCAGGGGCCCAGTTCGCTTACAGTGCGCAGCGGCAGCTGAGAATTGCACCAGGAAAACCCATTTTTGAATGTAATTCTTGCTGCAGTTGTAGTTCCCAGTGTCCAAACAGAGTGGTACAGAAAGGAACATTATATGACCTCTGCATCTTCAGAACTTCAAATGGAAGAGGGTGGGGCATAAAAACCCTCCAGAAAATCAAGAAGAATAGTTTTGTAATGGAATATGTTGGAGAG GTAATTACAAGCGAAGAGGCCGAAAGGCGAGGGAAATTTTACGACAGTAAAGGCATCACCTACCTGTTTGACCTAGATTACGTGGAGGATGAGTACACTGTAGATGCTGCAAGATTTGGAAATATTTCGCACTTTGTAAATCACAGT TGTGATCCCAATCTTCAAGTTTACAATGTTTTTATTGATACTTTGGATACTCGCCTCCCGAGGATTGCACTATTCTCAACACGTTCTATAAAAGCCGGGGAAGAGCTTACCTTTGACTATCAAATGAAAG GTTCGGGTGATGTCTCCATTACTGAAACCTCCGAAGTCAACAGCCCACCCAAAAGACAGCCCAGGATTGAATGCAAGTGTGGATCTATATCCTGCAGAGGATATATGAACTAA
- the LOC137384905 gene encoding histone-lysine N-methyltransferase SUV39H2-like isoform X1 — protein sequence MQRLYAPPCLNGKSKMAETRGTWCVPCLASLEILQELCRGEKLTCPALGISKKDLEEYEVEYLCGYKKEKGKEYYLVKWKGWPESTNTWEPRRNLRCIGLIKQFQDDQSKFLEKVKAAKRLKLNNCKDYKSAVADYIVKKSKQRIALKRWEEELNRKKNHRGKILVENEVDFEPPPLDFHYINQYKPSLGINLNSDPLVGCECLNCLEEKCCPEEAGAQFAYSAQRQLRIAPGKPIFECNSCCSCSSQCPNRVVQKGTLYDLCIFRTSNGRGWGIKTLQKIKKNSFVMEYVGEVITSEEAERRGKFYDSKGITYLFDLDYVEDEYTVDAARFGNISHFVNHSCDPNLQVYNVFIDTLDTRLPRIALFSTRSIKAGEELTFDYQMKGSGDVSITETSEVNSPPKRQPRIECKCGSISCRGYMN from the exons CATGGTGTGTGCCTTGTTTAGCATCGCTTGAAATTCTCCAGGAACTCTGTCGGGGAGAAAAACTTACCTGTCCTGCCCTTGGAATCAGCAAAAAAGATCTGGAAGAATATGAAGTGGAGTATCTATGTGGATACAAGAAAGAAAAG GGCAAGGAGTACTATCTGGTAAAGTGGAAAGGATGGCCAGAATCCACAAACACCTGGGAGCCCAGGAGGAATCTCCGATGCATTGGACTTATAAAGCAGTTTCAAGATGATCAAAGCAAATTCTTGGAAAAAGTGAAAGCAGCAAAAAGACTAAAATTGAACAACTGTAAAGATTACAAATCTGCAGTTGCAGATTATATTGTAAAGAAATCAAAACAAAGAATAGCGCTCAAAAGATGGGAAGAAGAATTGAACAGGAAGAAGAACCATCGAGGTAAAATTCTGGTGGAAAATGAAGTGGACTTTGAACCTCCCCCTTTGGACTTCCATTATATTAATCAATACAAACCTTCTCTTGGAATAAATTTGAACAGTGACCCCTTGGTTGGCTGCGAGTGTTTGAATTGTTTGGAGGAGAAATGTTGTCCGGAAGAAGCAGGGGCCCAGTTCGCTTACAGTGCGCAGCGGCAGCTGAGAATTGCACCAGGAAAACCCATTTTTGAATGTAATTCTTGCTGCAGTTGTAGTTCCCAGTGTCCAAACAGAGTGGTACAGAAAGGAACATTATATGACCTCTGCATCTTCAGAACTTCAAATGGAAGAGGGTGGGGCATAAAAACCCTCCAGAAAATCAAGAAGAATAGTTTTGTAATGGAATATGTTGGAGAG GTAATTACAAGCGAAGAGGCCGAAAGGCGAGGGAAATTTTACGACAGTAAAGGCATCACCTACCTGTTTGACCTAGATTACGTGGAGGATGAGTACACTGTAGATGCTGCAAGATTTGGAAATATTTCGCACTTTGTAAATCACAGT TGTGATCCCAATCTTCAAGTTTACAATGTTTTTATTGATACTTTGGATACTCGCCTCCCGAGGATTGCACTATTCTCAACACGTTCTATAAAAGCCGGGGAAGAGCTTACCTTTGACTATCAAATGAAAG GTTCGGGTGATGTCTCCATTACTGAAACCTCCGAAGTCAACAGCCCACCCAAAAGACAGCCCAGGATTGAATGCAAGTGTGGATCTATATCCTGCAGAGGATATATGAACTAA
- the LOC137384905 gene encoding histone-lysine N-methyltransferase SUV39H2-like isoform X3 — protein MKWSIYVDTRKKRRRHKKKKVKNQGSNETEELKVIIKEKGKEYYLVKWKGWPESTNTWEPRRNLRCIGLIKQFQDDQSKFLEKVKAAKRLKLNNCKDYKSAVADYIVKKSKQRIALKRWEEELNRKKNHRGKILVENEVDFEPPPLDFHYINQYKPSLGINLNSDPLVGCECLNCLEEKCCPEEAGAQFAYSAQRQLRIAPGKPIFECNSCCSCSSQCPNRVVQKGTLYDLCIFRTSNGRGWGIKTLQKIKKNSFVMEYVGEVITSEEAERRGKFYDSKGITYLFDLDYVEDEYTVDAARFGNISHFVNHSCDPNLQVYNVFIDTLDTRLPRIALFSTRSIKAGEELTFDYQMKGSGDVSITETSEVNSPPKRQPRIECKCGSISCRGYMN, from the exons ATGAAGTGGAGTATCTATGTGGATACAAGAAAGAAAAG gagaagacacaaaaaaaaaaaGGTGAAAAACCAAGGATCTAATGAGacagaggaacttaaagtaattattaaagaaaag GGCAAGGAGTACTATCTGGTAAAGTGGAAAGGATGGCCAGAATCCACAAACACCTGGGAGCCCAGGAGGAATCTCCGATGCATTGGACTTATAAAGCAGTTTCAAGATGATCAAAGCAAATTCTTGGAAAAAGTGAAAGCAGCAAAAAGACTAAAATTGAACAACTGTAAAGATTACAAATCTGCAGTTGCAGATTATATTGTAAAGAAATCAAAACAAAGAATAGCGCTCAAAAGATGGGAAGAAGAATTGAACAGGAAGAAGAACCATCGAGGTAAAATTCTGGTGGAAAATGAAGTGGACTTTGAACCTCCCCCTTTGGACTTCCATTATATTAATCAATACAAACCTTCTCTTGGAATAAATTTGAACAGTGACCCCTTGGTTGGCTGCGAGTGTTTGAATTGTTTGGAGGAGAAATGTTGTCCGGAAGAAGCAGGGGCCCAGTTCGCTTACAGTGCGCAGCGGCAGCTGAGAATTGCACCAGGAAAACCCATTTTTGAATGTAATTCTTGCTGCAGTTGTAGTTCCCAGTGTCCAAACAGAGTGGTACAGAAAGGAACATTATATGACCTCTGCATCTTCAGAACTTCAAATGGAAGAGGGTGGGGCATAAAAACCCTCCAGAAAATCAAGAAGAATAGTTTTGTAATGGAATATGTTGGAGAG GTAATTACAAGCGAAGAGGCCGAAAGGCGAGGGAAATTTTACGACAGTAAAGGCATCACCTACCTGTTTGACCTAGATTACGTGGAGGATGAGTACACTGTAGATGCTGCAAGATTTGGAAATATTTCGCACTTTGTAAATCACAGT TGTGATCCCAATCTTCAAGTTTACAATGTTTTTATTGATACTTTGGATACTCGCCTCCCGAGGATTGCACTATTCTCAACACGTTCTATAAAAGCCGGGGAAGAGCTTACCTTTGACTATCAAATGAAAG GTTCGGGTGATGTCTCCATTACTGAAACCTCCGAAGTCAACAGCCCACCCAAAAGACAGCCCAGGATTGAATGCAAGTGTGGATCTATATCCTGCAGAGGATATATGAACTAA
- the LOC137384905 gene encoding histone-lysine N-methyltransferase SUV39H2-like isoform X4, with product MQRLYAPPCLNGKSKMAETRGTWCVPCLASLEILQELCRGEKLTCPALGISKKDLEEYEVEYLCGYKKEKGKEYYLVKWKGWPESTNTWEPRRNLRCIGLIKQFQDDQSKFLEKVKAAKRLKLNNCKDYKSAVADYIVKKSKQRIALKRWEEELNRKKNHRGKILVENEVDFEPPPLDFHYINQYKPSLGINLNSDPLVGCECLNCLEEKCCPEEAGAQFAYSAQRQLRIAPGKPIFECNSCCSCSSQCPNRVVQKGTLYDLCIFRTSNGRGWGIKTLQKIKKNSFVMEYVGEVITSEEAERRGKFYDSKGITYLFDLDYVEDEYTVDAARFGNISHFVNHSHGGGATQHDGRYPQHEGWTLSAQGLCGGHSDQYCHGQMQLRQADW from the exons CATGGTGTGTGCCTTGTTTAGCATCGCTTGAAATTCTCCAGGAACTCTGTCGGGGAGAAAAACTTACCTGTCCTGCCCTTGGAATCAGCAAAAAAGATCTGGAAGAATATGAAGTGGAGTATCTATGTGGATACAAGAAAGAAAAG GGCAAGGAGTACTATCTGGTAAAGTGGAAAGGATGGCCAGAATCCACAAACACCTGGGAGCCCAGGAGGAATCTCCGATGCATTGGACTTATAAAGCAGTTTCAAGATGATCAAAGCAAATTCTTGGAAAAAGTGAAAGCAGCAAAAAGACTAAAATTGAACAACTGTAAAGATTACAAATCTGCAGTTGCAGATTATATTGTAAAGAAATCAAAACAAAGAATAGCGCTCAAAAGATGGGAAGAAGAATTGAACAGGAAGAAGAACCATCGAGGTAAAATTCTGGTGGAAAATGAAGTGGACTTTGAACCTCCCCCTTTGGACTTCCATTATATTAATCAATACAAACCTTCTCTTGGAATAAATTTGAACAGTGACCCCTTGGTTGGCTGCGAGTGTTTGAATTGTTTGGAGGAGAAATGTTGTCCGGAAGAAGCAGGGGCCCAGTTCGCTTACAGTGCGCAGCGGCAGCTGAGAATTGCACCAGGAAAACCCATTTTTGAATGTAATTCTTGCTGCAGTTGTAGTTCCCAGTGTCCAAACAGAGTGGTACAGAAAGGAACATTATATGACCTCTGCATCTTCAGAACTTCAAATGGAAGAGGGTGGGGCATAAAAACCCTCCAGAAAATCAAGAAGAATAGTTTTGTAATGGAATATGTTGGAGAG GTAATTACAAGCGAAGAGGCCGAAAGGCGAGGGAAATTTTACGACAGTAAAGGCATCACCTACCTGTTTGACCTAGATTACGTGGAGGATGAGTACACTGTAGATGCTGCAAGATTTGGAAATATTTCGCACTTTGTAAATCACAGT cacggtggtggtgccacacaacatgatggacggtatcctcaacatGAAGGCTGGActttgtctgcacaaggactgtgcggtggtcactccgaccaatattgtcacggacagatgcaactgcggcaggcagattggtga
- the LOC137384905 gene encoding histone-lysine N-methyltransferase SUV39H2-like isoform X5, whose product MKWSIYVDTRKKRRRHKKKKVKNQGSNETEELKGKEYYLVKWKGWPESTNTWEPRRNLRCIGLIKQFQDDQSKFLEKVKAAKRLKLNNCKDYKSAVADYIVKKSKQRIALKRWEEELNRKKNHRGKILVENEVDFEPPPLDFHYINQYKPSLGINLNSDPLVGCECLNCLEEKCCPEEAGAQFAYSAQRQLRIAPGKPIFECNSCCSCSSQCPNRVVQKGTLYDLCIFRTSNGRGWGIKTLQKIKKNSFVMEYVGEVITSEEAERRGKFYDSKGITYLFDLDYVEDEYTVDAARFGNISHFVNHSCDPNLQVYNVFIDTLDTRLPRIALFSTRSIKAGEELTFDYQMKGSGDVSITETSEVNSPPKRQPRIECKCGSISCRGYMN is encoded by the exons ATGAAGTGGAGTATCTATGTGGATACAAGAAAGAAAAG gagaagacacaaaaaaaaaaaGGTGAAAAACCAAGGATCTAATGAGacagaggaacttaaa GGCAAGGAGTACTATCTGGTAAAGTGGAAAGGATGGCCAGAATCCACAAACACCTGGGAGCCCAGGAGGAATCTCCGATGCATTGGACTTATAAAGCAGTTTCAAGATGATCAAAGCAAATTCTTGGAAAAAGTGAAAGCAGCAAAAAGACTAAAATTGAACAACTGTAAAGATTACAAATCTGCAGTTGCAGATTATATTGTAAAGAAATCAAAACAAAGAATAGCGCTCAAAAGATGGGAAGAAGAATTGAACAGGAAGAAGAACCATCGAGGTAAAATTCTGGTGGAAAATGAAGTGGACTTTGAACCTCCCCCTTTGGACTTCCATTATATTAATCAATACAAACCTTCTCTTGGAATAAATTTGAACAGTGACCCCTTGGTTGGCTGCGAGTGTTTGAATTGTTTGGAGGAGAAATGTTGTCCGGAAGAAGCAGGGGCCCAGTTCGCTTACAGTGCGCAGCGGCAGCTGAGAATTGCACCAGGAAAACCCATTTTTGAATGTAATTCTTGCTGCAGTTGTAGTTCCCAGTGTCCAAACAGAGTGGTACAGAAAGGAACATTATATGACCTCTGCATCTTCAGAACTTCAAATGGAAGAGGGTGGGGCATAAAAACCCTCCAGAAAATCAAGAAGAATAGTTTTGTAATGGAATATGTTGGAGAG GTAATTACAAGCGAAGAGGCCGAAAGGCGAGGGAAATTTTACGACAGTAAAGGCATCACCTACCTGTTTGACCTAGATTACGTGGAGGATGAGTACACTGTAGATGCTGCAAGATTTGGAAATATTTCGCACTTTGTAAATCACAGT TGTGATCCCAATCTTCAAGTTTACAATGTTTTTATTGATACTTTGGATACTCGCCTCCCGAGGATTGCACTATTCTCAACACGTTCTATAAAAGCCGGGGAAGAGCTTACCTTTGACTATCAAATGAAAG GTTCGGGTGATGTCTCCATTACTGAAACCTCCGAAGTCAACAGCCCACCCAAAAGACAGCCCAGGATTGAATGCAAGTGTGGATCTATATCCTGCAGAGGATATATGAACTAA